From the Deinococcus sonorensis KR-87 genome, the window GCGTCTCTCAGCCACTCGCCGGGGGTGGCCCGCGCCTCGTCGATCACCCCCAGCGCCTCCGCCTCGTGCAGCGCGTCCGAGGAGGCGTCGTAGCCGATCACCCGGCCCGCCAGCCCGCGCTGCCGCAGCCCCAGCGCCATTGAGCCGCCGATCAGCCCCACCCCGGCGATGACCGCCGTGCGAAACATAGGTAATGGAGCGTCGCTGCCCTGTGTCATGCCGTCCCCGAGCTCATCGGGTATGAAGGTAGCACGGCATACCAGTTTTGATTTCTGTACAAGCAGCGGCCAGCCCGGAGCTCTGCAGGCACCGTCAGACGGTAGGGCGCACACTTATCTTCGAAACAGGCCGGTCATTTCTTGACAGTTCCGCGACACGACGAGACCGTACAGACGGTTGGCCACCAAGCTCAACACCAGGAGGCCTCCGAACAGGCCAGCCGCCTTCAGGAAGAAAGTTGCGAATTGCCGGTCCAGACCTTCAGGGCGAAGTGGATGATCGTTTAGAAAATAGGTGGCGAAGGCAAACAACAGGCACAGACCAGCCAACGCTCCAAAAACATGAGCCAGGGTTACTGGAGGGCTGGGTTGGGCCAGGGGTGGAGGGGTCCTGGACTTCCGCCCTGCAACGGCGTTGTACAGCTGGTTGCCTGTAGTCAGCATGAAAATGGCAAAATTCAGTGCTACCAGCCAATGACGACGCAGAAGAGAGTCGAAGAACAAACATGCAAAAAGAAGGAACATTACTACGTTCCCACAGAAACGCAACCATCCGTAGGTTTTGATGTTCTGGGCCCATACCTGTAGCTGTGTCACTCACGGACACTCTACTCAGCTTTACAGGCGTGAATCGTCAAATCTGACTTCGCACAGAAAAACCCCCGGTCCGAACGACCGGGGGTCTGTTCCTTTGCCGTCTTACTCGGTCGCCACCGTCTGGTCCACCGCCTGGGCCGCCGGCAGCACCATCCGGAAGTGGGCAGCCGGGTTCACCAGCAGCTCCGCGATGCGCCGGGCCGGAGTGGCCTGCTCGCTCTTGAGCAGCTGGTCGTGGTAGTCGCCCAGCAGCTCGCGCACGTCGGCCACGCCCTGGGTGCTCAGCGGCAGAATCTGCACGTTGGCGCCCTTGGCCAGCCGGCGCTTCAGCGCGGCGTCGTCCAGGCCCTGCTCCGGCTCGTGGCGCAGGTACACCACGCCGCCGGACATGCCGCTGCAGATCCAGGGGCCGGCGTCGCCCACCACCACGGCCCGGCCGGCCGTCATGTACTCGAAGGCGTACCCCTTGGCGTTGGCACGGGTGGCCAGCGCCCCCAGGCTGTCGTCCACCGGGGCGCGCAGGTCGCCGCCCAGCACCACGTCGGCTCCCGAAAGGCGAACGCAGAAGCGGCTGTCCGCGCTGCCCTGAATCAGGAAGCGGCCCCCGATGGCCCCGTAAGCGAAGCTCTTGCCCACCGAGCCGTCTACCCGGTCCCCCTGGTGGTTTCGGCCCTTCAGGATCACGATGCGCCCGCCCAGTGCACTCTTGCCCACGCCGTCCTGAGCGCCGCCGTCCACCTGGATGTCTACCGGCGCGTTGTTGAACGCTCCCAGGCCGTTGCCGGGAATGCTGCCCGCTTCAAAGTGCAGCTTGACCCGACGGGTGCCGCGGCTGGTGATGCGGTCGCGGGTGAGTGTGCCCACCAGGTGGGTGCCCAGGGCGCGCTCGGCGCTCGCCACCGGCCCATCGCGGTAGATGACCTCTTCCTCGTGCTCGTCCTCGATGGCGTCCGTGACCCATTCCGAAACCATGCGGGTCATGTAGTTCAGCGGCTTGTGGATGATGCGCCGGCCCAGCCGCTTCCAGGCTTCCGGCTCCTCGCTCAGTTCCAGCAGTTCCGAGAGGTCCAGCGCCTCGCTGCTGGCGGTCAGCAGGTCGCTGCGGCCGCGCAGCTCGGAGAGGCTCGTCAGCCCCAGCCCCGCCACGATTTCTCTCAGGCTGCTGGCAATGCCGCTGTAGAACGCGTGCAGCCGGTCCACCTCGGTCGGCAGCACCCGCGGCACGAAGCGCTTGAAGCCGTGGGCCTTGGCCTCCTCCTCGGTCTCCACCTGTGTGGTGATGCCCACGTGGCAGGTGTCCAGCTGACAGCCGCGGCAGATGGTGCAGCCGATGGCCACCATGCTCAGCGTGCCGAAGCCCACCCGGTCGGCGCCCAGCGCCACCATGCGGGCCACGTCCAGCGCGGTCTTGAGGCCGCCGTCGGCCCACAGTTCCACCCGGTCACGCATGCCGGCGGCGGTCAGGGCACGGTGGGCCCGCTTCACGCCGAACTCCACCGGCATGCCGGCGTACTTCAACGCGTGGCTGCGCGCCGCGCCGGTGCCGCCCTCGAAGCCGGACAGGGTGATGATGTGCGCCCCTGCCTTGGCCACACCCAGCGCGATGGTCCCGATGCCCGGCACCACCGGCACCTTCACCGAGATGCGCGCGTTCGGGTTGATGGTCTTGAGCTCCTCCACCAGCTGAGCGAGGTCCTCAATGGAATACACGTCGTGATTGTTGCTGGGGCTGATCAGGTCGGTGCCCTGCACCGCGTGGCGGGCGGCGGCCACCTTGGCGCTGACCTTCTTGCCCGGCAGGTGGCCACCCTCGCCCGGCTTGGCGCCCTGCCCCACCTTGATCTCGATGACGTGGCAGCTGTTGAGCATCACGCTGCTGACCCCGAAGCGCCCGGAGGCCACCTGCTGCCCGCGCCAGTGGTTGTAGTGCCCGATCATGCCGGGAATCTCGCCGCCCTCGCCGTTCATGGCCAGGATGTTGAGCCGCTTGGCCGCCTCCACGTAGCTGCGGAAGGCCGTCTCGCCCTGTGACCCGAAGCTCATGGCACTGATCACAAAGGGCAGGCTGTGGCCGCCGATGGCGAGGTCCACGCTGTCCGGGTCCACCGCGTCGGCACCGTCCGGGGTGCGGAAGTCCAGCAGCTGCCGGGCGGCCAGCGGCATCTCGGTTTCCAGCGCCCGGATACGGTTCTGGTAGTCGGCCGGCTCGATCTCGCCATTGGCCAGCGAGAAGGCCGCCTTGAACACCCGGGGGTTGAAGCGCTGGTCGCGGTCCAGCGTCTCGGCGTTCTGGGCAAAGCGCTCCAGGCGGCGCTTGAGCGTGGCCTCCAGGCCGGAGAGAGTGTAACCCTTCTGCCCGCCCCAGAAGCCGCGCACCCCCAGCGCGTCCATCAGGTCCTGGGCCAGCCCCAGGCTGGCGAAGATCTGGCCGTAGCCGCGCAGCTCATGGATGCCCATGGTGCTCATGACCTTCTCCACGCCCTTGCTGAAGCCCGCCACCAGCCGGCTCTCCGCCTCGGGCGTGGGGTACAGCGCGTAGGCCGCCACCGGCTCCACCGCGTCGGCACCCAGACCCACCAGCAGCATCAGGTCATGGAGGTTGCGGACCTGGGCGCTGCGGACCACCACGCTGGTCAGGCGCCGCAGGCTCACGCCGCGGCTGTCGCGCTGCTCGGTGAGCCGCTGCTCCAGCGACCCCACCGCCAGGGCCACGTCCAGCGCGGCCTCCCCGTTCTGGTACAGCGCAGTGTCGTCCAGCAGCAGCAGCTCGGCCCCCTCACGCACCGCCGCCGCCGCCTGCTGGAACAGCCGCTCCAGCGCCGAGGCCAGCGTCTCGTCCGGGCGCAGGGCCAGGACCAGCTCGGCCACCTGGAAGTAGGCCTTGAGCCCCGCCACCGTCAGCGTGCCGTGCTGCTCGGCCACGGCCTTGGTGGCGGCCAGCACCGGGGTCAGGATGTCGGCGCTGTTGCCGTCGCTGCTGCCGGGCAGCGGACGGCGGCCCAGCAGCGCGCGGGTGGAGAAGTGCTCGATCTCGCGCTCGCGGTCAATCGCCGGGTTGGTCACCACCGCCACTGTCTCGCGGAAGAACTCGGCGAGGTTCGGCTTGTCCGGCTTCAGGGCCGGCATCTGACCGTCGTAGCCGAGCGAGGCGATCGGCTCGGCGCCCTTGTCGGCCACCGCCTTGACGTATTCCTCGTCCCAGCGCTCCCAGCCGAAGGCCAGCCGCGCCGCCTTGCTGAAGCTCGGCAGCTCCGTGTCGGCAGCCGGCAGGTGCGGCCCCTTGACCCGCTCGTGCGCCTGATCGAAGTTGTAGCCCTTCTGGTGCACCCGCTCCAGCACCAGCCGCTGCACCTGTTCGTTGGCGTGGAGCCGCACGGTGCTGCCGCCCAGACACGCCACCATCTTCTCGCCGGGGGCAAACGGCGCGGGGTCCGCGACCATGCTGCCCAGCGGAATCACGCCGCGTTCGCTGCTCCAGAAGTATTCCTTCTCGGTCTCGCCGAACCACAGCGGGCGCAGACCCATCGCGTCCACGCTGAACACACACTCGGTGCCGTCGCGCGCGATAATGGCCGCCGGACCCTGCGCCAGCGGCCCGCCCCCGGCCCGCAGCCCGATGTAGGCGCTCTGCAGGCTGGTGGAGAAGCTCTTGACCTCACTCAGCACCGGCGGGAACACACTCTCGATGGCCTCCAGCAGGCTCATGCCCTGGCGGTGGATGTGGCCAGCCAGCACCCGGTTCAGGTCCTGGCTGTCGCTGCCGCCGGTCAGCGGCAGGTTCAGCTGGTGGCCCTCCTTGCGCAGCCGGTCAATGGTGTTGATCTCGCCGTTGTGCGCCAGCAGGGTGAACGGCTGCACCTGCTCGAAGGTGCTGAGCGTGTTGGTGCTGTAGCGGTTGTGCCCGATGGTGCACACCGACATGAACTCGGGGTGCGAGAGGTCCGGGTAGTAGCGCGGCAGCAGTTCGGCGCTGCCGCGCACCTTGTACACCACGCTGTGGGTGCTGAGGCTCACCACATGCACCGGATGATGCGCTTCCAACTCCAGGCCCAGCTCGAACAGCTGCGCGTTGCGCTCGCGTGAGGTGTCGCCCTGGACCGTGCCGGCCAGCTGCACGAACTGCGGCTCGGTCAAGCGGGCCACCGGCCCCAGCGCCCGCGAGTACACTTGCCCTACCCGCTCGGTCAGCACCTGCACGCCGAAGCGCGACGCGGCCACCCGCAGCGCGTCCTGAATCTCGCGCACATTCACGCCCTGCGGCACGAACAGGTGGCCCACGAAGAAGGCGGGCGCGTCCACCAGGTCCGGGTTCAGGCGGGCGTCGGTCAGCCAGCGCCGCCACAGCAGGCGCGGGATGTCGGTCTGGATGCCGGCGCCGTCGCCCTCGCCGCGCACCTCGCCGCTGCGGTGGGCCATGTGTGCCAGTTCCTCCAGAGCGCGAACCACGTTGCCGTGGGTGGCGTCTCCGGTCTTGCGGATCTTGCAGAGGATGCCGCAGGCGTCATGCCCGATCTCGTCGAAGTTGCCGGGAAACTGCGGCTCCAGGCGCTCGCGCTCCGCCTGACGGTAGCGGCTGTCCTGCTGACCGTCGTGGCGACGGGGGGTGGTGGGGGTACGGTGGGTCATGGCAGCCTCCTGCGCTGTCTGAGGTACCGGCTTCGGCACGGCTCCGGTGTTGTGATTGGGGGTCGGTCTCGTCCGGCAGCTCTACGGCGCCGCTTGGAAAATTATTCATACATTTGCATGTTTGGATGGTGTTCCGACTCGCGCTGTGCAGACGAG encodes:
- a CDS encoding glutamate synthase-related protein → MTHRTPTTPRRHDGQQDSRYRQAERERLEPQFPGNFDEIGHDACGILCKIRKTGDATHGNVVRALEELAHMAHRSGEVRGEGDGAGIQTDIPRLLWRRWLTDARLNPDLVDAPAFFVGHLFVPQGVNVREIQDALRVAASRFGVQVLTERVGQVYSRALGPVARLTEPQFVQLAGTVQGDTSRERNAQLFELGLELEAHHPVHVVSLSTHSVVYKVRGSAELLPRYYPDLSHPEFMSVCTIGHNRYSTNTLSTFEQVQPFTLLAHNGEINTIDRLRKEGHQLNLPLTGGSDSQDLNRVLAGHIHRQGMSLLEAIESVFPPVLSEVKSFSTSLQSAYIGLRAGGGPLAQGPAAIIARDGTECVFSVDAMGLRPLWFGETEKEYFWSSERGVIPLGSMVADPAPFAPGEKMVACLGGSTVRLHANEQVQRLVLERVHQKGYNFDQAHERVKGPHLPAADTELPSFSKAARLAFGWERWDEEYVKAVADKGAEPIASLGYDGQMPALKPDKPNLAEFFRETVAVVTNPAIDREREIEHFSTRALLGRRPLPGSSDGNSADILTPVLAATKAVAEQHGTLTVAGLKAYFQVAELVLALRPDETLASALERLFQQAAAAVREGAELLLLDDTALYQNGEAALDVALAVGSLEQRLTEQRDSRGVSLRRLTSVVVRSAQVRNLHDLMLLVGLGADAVEPVAAYALYPTPEAESRLVAGFSKGVEKVMSTMGIHELRGYGQIFASLGLAQDLMDALGVRGFWGGQKGYTLSGLEATLKRRLERFAQNAETLDRDQRFNPRVFKAAFSLANGEIEPADYQNRIRALETEMPLAARQLLDFRTPDGADAVDPDSVDLAIGGHSLPFVISAMSFGSQGETAFRSYVEAAKRLNILAMNGEGGEIPGMIGHYNHWRGQQVASGRFGVSSVMLNSCHVIEIKVGQGAKPGEGGHLPGKKVSAKVAAARHAVQGTDLISPSNNHDVYSIEDLAQLVEELKTINPNARISVKVPVVPGIGTIALGVAKAGAHIITLSGFEGGTGAARSHALKYAGMPVEFGVKRAHRALTAAGMRDRVELWADGGLKTALDVARMVALGADRVGFGTLSMVAIGCTICRGCQLDTCHVGITTQVETEEEAKAHGFKRFVPRVLPTEVDRLHAFYSGIASSLREIVAGLGLTSLSELRGRSDLLTASSEALDLSELLELSEEPEAWKRLGRRIIHKPLNYMTRMVSEWVTDAIEDEHEEEVIYRDGPVASAERALGTHLVGTLTRDRITSRGTRRVKLHFEAGSIPGNGLGAFNNAPVDIQVDGGAQDGVGKSALGGRIVILKGRNHQGDRVDGSVGKSFAYGAIGGRFLIQGSADSRFCVRLSGADVVLGGDLRAPVDDSLGALATRANAKGYAFEYMTAGRAVVVGDAGPWICSGMSGGVVYLRHEPEQGLDDAALKRRLAKGANVQILPLSTQGVADVRELLGDYHDQLLKSEQATPARRIAELLVNPAAHFRMVLPAAQAVDQTVATE